One segment of Leptospira montravelensis DNA contains the following:
- a CDS encoding alpha/beta fold hydrolase → MKKQKIYRLLLPLGVFLLMACGQNGNQNSSGNAAVLAVLNGTNSGTSVSPEVLKQSNVALTKDIQSAFTKENDGSFSFNDNISFLSYDGVKITGNLFIPKSGTGPFPAVIFVNSWALNEYEYIVPAAKLAKKGYVVFSYNTRGFGTSGGLINVAGPKDMADLSKGIDFLLTNAPVDPTNIGIAGISYGAGISLLGLSKEPRIKTAVAMSGWGSLPDSLYGNQTPRLVWGLLLVTAGYITGRMDPIIAENFGKLLDTKDVASVLTWASERSPNSAVAALNAAGKPVYISNNSQDNLFQPNQILPYFEQLTVPKKLDLNNGIHATAEIGGILGIENYVWTNAYDWFDYWLKGIQNGIMSKPKVSIQKRFSNTRVNYSAWPNPNKVERTYHLRPMGLLSPGKITTTANTTNGTDTILSGGTSATTGVPLLSEILDGAVSVPVTTNVNLIDRTNAMVYLSDKLTSTLKVRGRTFYKGRINSSDSSPHVVVYLYEVDIWGTGKLISHGTATLFGVKGKDTDLNVDLQAVAHDFPVGSRIGLAIDNIDPMYAVPKPISLYTTSFKHNTSTATTLRFESE, encoded by the coding sequence ATGAAAAAGCAAAAAATCTACCGTCTACTTTTGCCACTGGGAGTCTTCCTCCTAATGGCCTGTGGACAAAATGGAAACCAAAACTCAAGCGGAAATGCAGCCGTACTTGCTGTGTTAAACGGAACCAACTCGGGAACTTCTGTATCTCCAGAGGTTCTAAAACAAAGTAACGTTGCACTTACAAAAGACATTCAATCTGCATTTACAAAAGAGAATGATGGAAGTTTCAGTTTCAATGACAACATATCCTTTCTCAGTTACGATGGAGTGAAAATTACAGGAAACTTGTTCATTCCCAAATCGGGAACAGGCCCCTTCCCTGCAGTTATCTTTGTCAACAGTTGGGCTCTGAATGAATATGAATACATTGTGCCTGCGGCTAAACTTGCTAAAAAAGGTTATGTTGTATTTAGTTACAACACAAGAGGATTTGGAACTTCTGGAGGACTTATTAATGTTGCTGGTCCAAAAGATATGGCAGATCTTTCCAAAGGAATTGATTTTTTACTAACAAATGCGCCTGTTGATCCAACAAACATTGGTATTGCGGGAATTTCTTACGGTGCAGGAATCTCCTTACTCGGACTAAGTAAAGAACCAAGGATCAAAACTGCCGTCGCTATGAGCGGATGGGGAAGTTTACCAGATTCACTTTACGGAAACCAAACGCCAAGACTTGTATGGGGACTTCTACTTGTTACCGCAGGTTATATTACAGGAAGGATGGATCCAATCATTGCAGAAAATTTTGGAAAACTATTAGATACAAAAGATGTGGCAAGTGTTTTGACTTGGGCAAGCGAACGTTCACCAAACAGTGCTGTTGCGGCTTTGAATGCTGCTGGAAAACCTGTTTACATCTCTAACAATTCGCAAGATAATCTTTTCCAACCAAACCAAATCCTTCCTTACTTTGAACAATTAACCGTACCTAAAAAATTAGATCTGAACAATGGCATTCATGCTACGGCAGAAATTGGTGGTATCCTTGGAATTGAAAATTATGTTTGGACCAATGCATACGATTGGTTTGATTATTGGTTAAAAGGAATTCAAAATGGGATCATGTCAAAACCAAAGGTTTCTATTCAAAAGAGATTTTCTAACACAAGAGTTAATTACTCTGCTTGGCCAAATCCGAATAAAGTGGAACGAACTTACCATTTGAGACCTATGGGATTACTGAGTCCGGGAAAAATTACAACTACAGCAAATACAACAAACGGAACTGATACCATTCTATCTGGCGGAACTAGTGCAACAACTGGTGTTCCCCTTCTCTCAGAAATTTTGGATGGTGCTGTCTCTGTTCCGGTTACGACCAATGTCAACTTAATTGATCGCACTAATGCAATGGTTTATCTTTCAGATAAACTAACAAGTACACTGAAAGTCAGAGGAAGGACCTTTTATAAAGGAAGAATTAATAGCTCTGACAGTTCTCCTCATGTTGTAGTATATTTGTATGAAGTAGATATTTGGGGAACAGGCAAACTAATTTCTCACGGAACTGCAACACTTTTTGGAGTCAAAGGAAAAGATACGGATCTAAATGTTGATTTACAAGCGGTGGCTCATGACTTTCCTGTGGGAAGCCGGATTGGTCTTGCGATAGACAATATAGATCCAATGTATGCAGTACCAAAACCAATTTCACTCTATACAACATCTTTCAAACATAACACGTCGACCGCAACCACGCTCCGTTTTGAAAGCGAATGA